GCGGCGCGGAAATCGTCACGGTCGCGCTGCGCCGCGTGAACATCACCGATCGCAAAAAAGAAAATCTCCTCGACTATATCGATCCGAAGCGCTACCAGATTCTGCCGAACACCGCCGGATGCTTCACCGCCGAGGAAGCCATTCGCACTTGCCGCCTCGCGCGCGAAGTCGGCATCGGCGAGTTGGTGAAGCTCGAAGTGATCGGCGACACCAAGACGCTTTTTCCCGACGTCACCGCGACGATCGAAGCAGCGCGGGTGCTGGTCAAAGAGGGTTTCAAGGTGATGCCGTATGTCACCGATGATCCGGTGGCGTGCCTGAGATTGCAGGAGATCGGATGCGTCGCGGTGATGCCGCTGGCGGCGCCGATCGGCTCGGGCCTCGGCATCCGCAACCCGTTCAACCTCGCGATCATCATCGAGCAGGCCAAGGTGCCGGTGATTGTCGATGCGGGCGTCGGTACCGCGTCGGACGCGGCGGTCGCGATGGAACTCGGCTGCGACGGAGTGCTGATGAACACGGCGATCGCGGGCGCGAAGGATCCGATCGCGATGGCGCGCGCGATGAAACTTGGCGTCGAAGCGGGACGCCTCGCGTTTCTGGCGGGGCGAATCGAGCGGCGGCTGTACGCGACCGCGTCGAGCCCGCTCACCGGACTCATCGGATAAATCAAGTTGGACGCGCGCCCGCGGGCCGGCTTCAAGCTCTGCCTGATCACGGATAGGCGCGTCGTAAAGAGCGGCAACCTGATTGCTGCGTGCGAGGAAGCGCTCGCGGCGGCGGCTGAAGTCGCACCGGCGGGCGCGGTCGCGCTGCAGCTCCGCGAGAAGGACCTCGAAGCGCGCGAGCTATACGAACTGGCGCTGCGACTGCGCGCGATCTGCACTCGATACGGCGCGCTCCTGCTGGTGAACGATCGCGTGGACGTCGCGATCGCGGCGGGCGCCGACGGCGTGCAACTGCCATTCGATTCGATTGGCGCGAGCATGGCGCGCAAGCTGCTCGGGCCGAATCGATTGATCGGGAGTTCGGCGCATTCGCCGCCCGACGTTTCGGGCGCCGCGCGCGAGGGCGCCGATTTTGCGCTGTTCGCGCCGGTGTTCGATCCGATTTCGAAACCGCCGACGACCCATGCCTGGGGAATCGACGGGCTCGCGGCGGCGTGCCGCGCGGGCGCGATTCCGGTTTTTGCGCTCGGCGGAATCACGCCGGAGCGCGCGCGCGAATTGATCGCGAATCCCGACGCCAGCGCGCGTCCGGCAGGAGTCGCCGCAATCGGATCGATCATTGGCGCGGATTCGCCCGCGCGAGCGATCAAGGCGATGCTGGCGGCGCTGGATTTTTCGCACCCTGCGCGCTGATCGCTGATTTCGCGGCGTCGAGCAAAGTTTCGATTGTCGGGAGCTCGCGATAATAAGGCGACGTGAAAATCCATCGCACAACGCCCTCGCGATCGGCGACGAAGAACGCGGGAATCGCGTTGTCGGGCTCGCCATTGCGATGATGCTGCACGAGTCCAAGCGGCGCGAGCACGCTTTCAGAATTGTCGCCTAGCAGCGGAATCGAGGTGCGCAAAAATCGGGAGAGCATCTTCGATCGATCGGCCTGGTCGGCGCTGATCGCGATCACCTCGACGCCCGCCTGGCGGAAGTCTTCGGCATGCGCAGTCAGGTCGGCAAGCTCGTAGCGCGCGAACGGGCAGTAATCGCCGCGATAGACGTAGATCAACGTCGCATTGGCTCCTGGAGCCGACGCGCCGTGCCGAATCGAGTTGTTCTGATCGCTGAGCGCGAACGCTGGAAAGCGGTCACCAGGCGCGAGGTTCAACTCGAACAGCGGATTCAAGGTCCCGCGCATCGTGTAGCTCACGAATCGCCCGCCGCCGACGCCGACAGCGATGCCGCCGAGTATAGCCAGTATCGAGAAGCCCAGCTTCGCGTGCGGCGAGCAAAGACTCAGCGCGAGCCGAATCGCCGCGAGCATGATGCCGAGCGCCGCGGCGAGCATCAAAAACGCCGGCCACGGAATGCGATCGTGGATGCCCATCCATCCGACCGACCAGAACGATACCAGCACGTATTCGTAGAGCCCGAATCCGCAAGCTGTAAGTATCAGCGCCGCGATCGCGCGAACCGGCTGAAACGGCGGCGCCATCCACGCCTCTTCGTGCGCTACCTCCTCAGTGCGTTCGTCCTCGACGGCGGGCTCGACGCACTCCGGATTTTCGCACGCCGCCATCAGTTGAATATTCGAATTCGCAATTCTTCGAATGAAATTATCTGAACGCCTTGCTGCGACCACTTCTCGAGAAAGTCCGCTCGATCGGCGCTGGCGCTCGCGATCGCTTCCTTGACGACATGCAGCTTGGGCCCGAGGCCGATCAGTTCCGTGATCACGCGATCGACGCAGGCCTCGGTGTAAACGCCATAGATGACGATATCTGCGATCGGTTGCAGCAGCAGGCGCAACACGGTGCGCACGTGGGCGTTACGCACAAACGACTCGAATTGCCGGCGATCGAAAATGATTTCGCCCTCGTGATGCAAAATTTCCTGGATCTCTTCCGAGCTGTATTCCTTGCTTTCAAGAAACAGCGGATTGCGCGGCGCGGTCTCGTCGATTTTTTTCTCGCCCGGGGTTCCCACGATGCAATGATCGGGGTAGGGACCGCCGTTGCTTTGGAGCAATGGGTCGTCGGGCGCGTGATGATCGATCGAGCACACGACTTTGACGCCAGTTTCGCGCGCGAGATCCGTCAGCGCCGCCAGCACCGGCACGACCCGCTCGGCGTCGGGCATGTGGTACTTGCCATCGAGCAGCAGAAAATCGCGCTGCGTATCGACGTCGTAAAATACGGTGGCATCAAGCTTCATCGGTGGATTTTCAACGCGCTGCCACGCGATCAGTAGTGCTCAGGCTCATGCTCGCGGCGGCTGTCGCGCTCGAGCTGCAACGTCAGATGATGAATGTTGAACTTGTTCTGCAGCAAGTGGCACATGTCAGCGAGCACGCGATCGCGATCGGCCTCTGCGGTGACGACCGCATGCGCCGACAGCGCAAACTGGCGCGTGGTGAGGCACCAGACGTGAAGATCGTGCACTTCCTCGGTGCCGTCGATGGCGAGCAGGTCGTTGCGCAATTGATCCAGATCGACGTGCGCCGGCACCGATTCCATCAGGATGTCCACGCCCTCGCGCACCAATCCCCACGAACTGTAGAGCACCAGCCCGCCAATCAGAATGCTCACCGCGGGATCGGCCTGTTCCCATCCGGTGAAGTAATCGAGCGCGCCGGCTATGAGCACGCCAAACGAGCCGATCAGATCCGAAATGACATGCAGGAAAACCGATCGCAGCGCCATCCCGGACATGTGGCCGGCGGCCGCCGACGTCATCCACGCGGAGAATGTGTTCACGGCGATACCGATCACCGCGACGATCATCACCGCGAGTCCCGATACCGCGTGCGGATGGCGCAGCCGGTCGATCGCTTCGAACCAGATGAACACCACCAGCAGCCACAGGAAGAGTCCGTTTAGCAGCGCGCCAAGAATTTCAGCGCGCAGATAGCCGTAGGTCTTGCCGCTCGACGCGGGCCGCGTCGATATCCAGAGCGTCAGCAAGCCGAGGCAGACCGCCGCGATATCCGTCAGCATGTGCACCGCGTCGGACAGCAGGGCGAGACTGCCGGCCCAGTAGCCGCTCACCAGTTCAGTGACGAAGTAGAGCGAGGTGACGACGAGAACTATTACCAGCCGCCGCCGATCGGATTGCACATGGGAATGAACGACGCTGGCTTGCACATCACGACCTGCGCGCAAATTCGCGCCGATCGCACGGTCGCGGATTGAGGCGCGGCGCGTTCGCGGCACTCATCCGGCGCAGTCGAGCAGGCATCGTTCAATCATAGTGGATCAGCGAGTAGCAGTTGATCGGCGCAAGCCGCTCGCGTCCCTTGAGAGCGTCTAGCTCGACTACGAATGCGCATCCGATCACGTTGCCGCCGACCATGCGGACCAGCCGCACCGCAGCCTCGGCGGTGCCGCCGGTCGCGAGCAGATCATCGACGATCAGCACGCGCGCCTGGTTGATAATCCCGTCCTGATGCATCTGCAAGGCCGCCGAACCGTATTCGAGGTCGTAGCTCTGATCGACGGTGTGAAACGGCAGCTTGCCGGGTTTGCGAACGATCGTGAGGCCGACGCCGAGCCGATACGCGACCGGCGCGCCGATGATAAAGCCGCGCGATTCGATCCCCAGCACGATATCCGCCGCGCCGAGGAATTGTTCCGCGAGATGATCGACCACCGCGGCGAAGCCGCGCGCGTTGCCGATGAGCGGCGTGATATCGCGGAACAGGATTCCCGGCTTGGGAAAATCCGGGATGTCTCGAATCAGATTTTTTATCTCTGCTGCTGTCATTTCAACCCGGTCGCGAATCTATGGAGTTGCGCTGCGACGCCTAGAGACTACTAGCAGGCCGAGCAGAATGGAATTTCGCGCGCGCTACGAACCGCCGGCTTCGGCAAAACTGATACCGCTGCTGGTCGTTGGCTGCGGCAGATACGCGAGCGGATCCTTCGCCAGATTGTAGCATCGCACTTCGAAGTGAAGATTTGCGCCGTTAGTGCGGCCGGTGCGCCCGATCTCGCCGATCTCCTGCCCGCGGCGCACGCGCGCGCCCTCGGCCACCAAGTTGCGCTCCTGATGCCCATACACAGTCGCGTAACTATCGTCGTGGCGCACGATCACCGTGTTGCCGTAGCCGTGCAGCTTGCCCGAGAAAATCACGGTGCCGCTATCGGCCGCATAGACTGGCGTGCCGGCCGGCGCTGAGATGTCCACGCCGTCATGCATCGCGCCGTTGCGCACGCCGAATCCCGAGGACACGACACCGTGCGCCACCGGCCACAGAAATTGCCGCGACGATCGCTCGCCGTTGTACCGATGCGCGCCCGACGCTCCGATCCCGCCGAGCGAGGCTTTCTGATACGCGCCGGGAATCACCAGCGTCTGGCCGACGTAAAGATCCCACGGGCTCCTCAGCCGGTTGGCCTTCATCAGGCCCTCCGGACTGACTTTGTAGCGCCTTGCGATTTGAAAGACGGATTCGCCGGCGCTGACCGTGTGCGTCACCTGGCGCCGGCGCGCGAGCATCGCGGTGACGTCGGGCGAAGTAGGGGTGCTGCTCTCGCCGCATCCGGCGAACAGGAGCGCGGCAACGATCGCGAGCGTCATCGCAACCGCCGCACCCGGCGTCCCCGGCATCCACCTATCCCTTCCGCCCTTCACCACCGCGCGGCGCCCACCTCATCCGACAGGGTCTCACACCCTGATTACGTTCGGACCACTCCGAACGTTGCGGCCAGTTCGATTGCCGCCGCTATTCCTTGAAGCCGTGCTTACCGATCATCTTTACGAATCGGCATTCGCCGAAATATTCCTCGTTCCATTGGCCGGTGCGACGGCTGATGCGTACCAGCGTCTGCAATTCATCTTCGCCGATCGGTGCGACCAGCCGGCCTTTCGGCGTCAATTGATGCAGCAGCGGCATCGGAATTCCGGGCATCGCCGCCGTCACCATGATCACTTCGTAGGGCGCATGCTCCGGCAATCCTTCGGAACCGTCGCCATAGTGCAGAACCACGTTGCGGATGCCGATCGAGGTCAGGATCACGCGCGCGCGATCGTGCAGATGCTCGATCGATTCGACCGAATGAACCTCGCGCGCCAGATGCGACAGCACCGCGGTCTGATAGCCCGAGCCGGTGCCGACCTCGAGCACTTTCTCGTGGCCCTCGAGCTCTGCGACTTCGCTCATCAGCGCAACCATGTACGGCTGCGAGATCGTTTGCGAATCGCCGATCGGAAGCGGGCCGTCGTCGTAGGCATGATCGTGGAGTTCGGCGGGGAGGAAGCGATGGCGCGCGACGGCGCCCATCACTTCGAGCACCCGAGCGTCGCGGATTCCGCGCTTTTCGAGTTGCTCGACCACCATCCGCTTGCGCGCGTCTTCCAAATCGATTGCCATACGCAGCTCGCATTATAGCGATCAGCGGCGCGCTGATTAAGCCGTCCCGCCGGTCGTTTTGAGCATGGCCAAATCCGATTAGATCGCCGCTCCCAGCAACATACCGATCGGTTTGTAAAATCCCCCGCGGCTGTGTTAGGCGGTTTGAGCATCGGGATTGCGAAGGATTGGTGCGCGAATGGCTCAGGAATCCACTGCGTGGCATGAACAAACCGTCAAGGTCGATGGCACCGAACTGGTCGTCGTCAAAGGCGGCAGCGGACGCCCGCTGCTGGTGCTGCACGAGGAACTCGGGCATCCGGGCTGGCTCAAATGGCACGCCGACATCGCGCGCCGCCGCACCGTCCTGATTCCGCTTCATCCCGGCTTCGGCCGCACCGAGCGCGCCGAGTGGATCATGAACATGCGCGACATGGCGGGTCTGTATGCGCGCTATCTGAAGGAGAGCAGTCTCGCGCCCGTCGATGTGATCGGGTTTTCACTCGGCGGATGGATTGCCGCCGAAATGGCCGCCGCGAATCCGTCGCAGTTCCGCAAGATGGCGCTGGTGGCGCCGATGGGAATCAAGCCGCCGACCGGCCACATCCTGGATTTCTTCCAGATGATGGCGCCGCAGCAGATGGTCGCGTCGGTGCTCGATCCCGCGAATACGGCCGAGTACGGCGATCTCTACGGCGGCGGCCCCACGCCGTTGCAGTTCGAGAACTTCGAGGAAGCGCGCGCGCAATGCGCCCGGCTCGCGTGGCAGCCGTTCATGCACAATCCGTCGCTGCCGCATCTGCTGGGCGTCGCGGCCGGATTGCCGACGCTGATCGTGTGGGGTAAGGACGACGCGGTGGTGCCGGTCAGCGCCGCCGAATCGTATCGCGATGCGATCGCCGGCGCGCGCGTCATCACTTACGACAAGTGTGGTCATCGGCCCGAGATCGAACGCTCGGCCGAATTTATTTGCGAGCTGGAAACTTTTTTTGGCTAACTCGAGCCAACTCGAAACGGAGATGCTGCGATGCACATAATGTATTTCACCGAGCGTCCGTATCGTCACGTCAGCAACGACGAGATCATCAAGAACGGATTTTTCGGCCTGCCCAATCAGCAATTCGACGCACAGAAGGGCGCGCAGTTGCTCAACGAATATCTCGACGAAAAGACGCTCGCCGAGGAACTCGGCTTCGACGGCGTGATGCTCAATGAGCATCATGACACCGCGTTCTGCATGGGCTCGGTGATGAACGTCGAGGCGTCGATTCTCGCGCGCATCACCAAGCGCGTGAAGATCATTCTGCTCGGAAATCCGCTGCCGGTGGTCGGCAATCCGCTGCGCCTCGCCGAAGAACTTTCGATGATCGACATGATCTCGGGCGGACGACTGGTCACCGGATGGGTGCGCGGCGCGGGCAGCGAGCAGTTCGCGACCAACGCCAATCCCGGCTACAACCGGGAGCTATTCAACGAGGCGCACGACCTGGTCGTCGATGCGTGGACCAAGCCCGGTCCGTGGCGCTACGAGGGCAAGCATTTCCACTATCGCTTCGTCGATCCGTGGGTGCTGCCGCTGCAGAAGCCGCATCCGCCGATCTGGATTCCCGGACTGCTGAGTCCCGAGACGGTGATTTGGTGCGCGCAGCATCGATATCCATACGTCGCGCTGGCCACGTTCCTCGAACCGACCGTCGAGCTTTGGAACATTTATCGCGACGCGGCGGCGAAAGAGGGCTATCAGGTCGGGCCCGAGAATTTCGGCTATCTGCAGAAAGTCTTCGTCGCCGAGACCGAAGAGAAAGCGCACGAGATCGCCAAGTGGGACATGTTCGGCGGCGCCGGAATCGGCTACAGCCTGTTCGGCCAGCCGCAGTGGATGTTCCCGCCGGGATACAACTCGAAGGAGGCGACTCGCCGCGTCGCGCGACAATTCTCCGATCCGAATGCGGTGCAGGGCAGTCCCTTCGGCGGCTTTGCGCCGTCGAGCGAGGAGAAGATCGCGCAATCGCAAATCGATGTCCGCGCCGGCGCATGGACGCAGCCGCAGATCGACGTCGCGGCCACCCGCAAGAAAATCTTCGACGCGTTCCCGCAAGTCGAGCGCTCGATGCAGGTCATTTGCGGCACGCCAAAATCCGTCATCCCGAAAATCCGCAAAGTGCTCGAGGTGCTGCGGCCGGGGATCTTCGGCTTCTGGCAGAACGACGGACCAATCTCGGCGGCTGATCGCGTGATGAACATGCGCCTTATCGCGAACGAAGTGATGCCGGCGACGCGCGAGATCGCCAACGAACTCGGACTCGTCTCGCCGTTCGATGTGAAGCCGGGCTCGCGTCCGTTGCCGGCGTCGGGCGTGCCGGAATCGGTCGGTTCGCTCGCCCCGCTCGCGTCCTGACGAATCCAGTCTCGAAGAGCACGAAGATAGGAGGCCGAAACCCCTCACGGGTTTCGGGCTTCCTGGGGCATTAGGATAAGGATGCGCGCTACGCGCTGTTAGTAAAAGATGCGAGCCCAGTATTCCGGATCACGCGCTGACAACGAATCCCGCCGAAATTCCCGAATGTTTTCCGCTACGGATTCACCCGGATCGTTGCCATCATGCCGCCGTCCTCATGCTCCAGGATATGGCAGTGATAAACAAAGTCGCCGATATCCGGGCCGCGGAAATCCATCCTCACCTTCACGTTCGGGAACGGCTGCCCTCTGGTCCAGAACGGCACGTCGACCGTATCGAGAAACTGCTGCTCCTTTTTCGGTACCGGCTTGCCGTTGCGCTCCAGTAGCAGAAAATGAATCTGGTGGATGTGGAACTCGTGCGACTCCAGCGAGCGATTCTCCACAACCCAGTCCTCGACCGATCCCTGCTTCGTGATAATCGCGGGCGGGTTGTTCGGATCGAACAGCACCCGCGGTTGCCCGTCCACGGTGATGAAGAATTCAACGCTGCCCTCGTTGGGGTCGCCCGGATCGGTGGAAAACTCCGAGAAGATGAGCTTGCGATTCGCGGTCACCTGCGCGTTCGCGAGGCCTTCAAACCGCTGCTTGTTGGCAGGTCCCGAGACCGCTGGAATCGCCATCGCGCGCGCGGCGCCGACCGTAGCGACAGTCTGGATCGTCGCGATCGGCCGCGCCGGATCGAGATCCCCGTCGGGTCCGGTGTTGACGGCTCGGGTCACCAGGATTGCGCTACTCACCTTTCGCTTGGGCCCAACGACAATGAACTCGGCGCGACCGGCGGTAGGTACCAGGATGTGCTTCGCGTTCACGATTTTGCCGCGCCGCGTGCCCTCTTGCGATCCAGTAGGGACGCCATCGAGCGCCACGATCTTCAGTTGCTGTGGCTTGCCATCGTAGAGCAGTTGCAAGTCGAGAATAGTTCCTGCGCATGCGTTGAGGACGCGCCAGAACTGCTTCTGTTTGGCGGGCATCTGGATGATTGCGGGCGGGTAGTTCGGAAAGGGAATCGGCACATAGTTGAGCGAGATGTCCCATGCCGGAACGCTGGGACCACTGGGTGCGCCGGGCACCTGATTGTCTCGGACAATCAGAAGTTGCTGCGGCAATCCGGCAACTTTTGGCTGCAGGTTTTCGATCCCATCGACGACAATCGCGCCCGACGCGCCGCCTTGAACCGCGGCCTCTGCTAGACCGTGAATGTGCGGATGGTACCAGTAAAGGCCGGCTGGTTCGTCGGCGGGAAACGGAAGATCGTAGGTGAACGACTGCCCTGAATTAATCATGGTGAAAATTACTTCGTCCTGATGACACGTCGGCGGAGTATTGGTGCCGTGATAGTGAATGTTAGTCGAGGAATCGTTCATCGTAGCGGCGCCGCAAGTGCTACCGGACGCCGCCGACATCTGCATCTGCATCGCGGTCGAACTGGTCGAATTCGGCGTGTCGTTGGTGAGCGTGATCTGCAGGCGGTCGCCGGGCTTCACGTGCAGCGTCGGCGACTGCTGACCGTCGGGCAATACGTAGCAGAACAGCGTATTGCCGTTTGGGTCGAGCGCGGTCTGATACGACAAGTTCAGTTTAAGGACGCCACTGCTGCTGAATAGATCTGGCGGCGGCGTGATCGCGCTGCCGGGCAGAAATCGAGCACAGGCGCCGGCACCCTGCGCGAAGGCGGCGGGGATTCCCCACAGTTGAATCGCGCCGAAGGCCGCTATCGCGGCGAGCAGCCGGACGGCGGCCGGGCGGGGCAATTTGCAGAGGTTGTGGCCTACGATTCTCATAGCTGGCTCCGTGGGACGGCTATCGCGGGGCGGGAAATAGCGACCGTTTTTGAGTTTGAGTATGAGAATTATTATCAATAAGCCCGCGATGTCAAACGATTCGACGCCGTTCGCCGCGATTCCGCGGTACGCATTGCTTCAAAGAGGATCCTTCTGGCAGGATCGCCGCTCTGGATTCAGAGCATTCGCACAGGTTTGAGAAACGGAACCTGAATGGCGAGCGTGACGCTCGCGGACAATGAAATGAGGCGCTCAGCTGCGAGCGATATCGCCAGGGCCGGTAAACGGCGCACGCACTTCCGTCAGCGCGACGATTCGCCACGTCTTGCCATCGTGGCGCAGCGTGTAGCAGGCGCGGAGCCGCTCGATCACGGCGCCGTCGCGCTTGTAGCGCGTCACATCGGCCAGCAGCATCGCGAGCTTTTCCCCGAGCGGCCACGCCTTCATCAGGTCGATCTCGGAGCGCGCCCAGCCGCGATTGTGAATTCCGATCATCATCTGCGTATAAAAATTCTGCCGCGCCG
The window above is part of the Candidatus Binatus sp. genome. Proteins encoded here:
- a CDS encoding thiazole synthase, which encodes MQDIPFELGGKQFKSRLIVGTGKYKDFAETKAAIEESGAEIVTVALRRVNITDRKKENLLDYIDPKRYQILPNTAGCFTAEEAIRTCRLAREVGIGELVKLEVIGDTKTLFPDVTATIEAARVLVKEGFKVMPYVTDDPVACLRLQEIGCVAVMPLAAPIGSGLGIRNPFNLAIIIEQAKVPVIVDAGVGTASDAAVAMELGCDGVLMNTAIAGAKDPIAMARAMKLGVEAGRLAFLAGRIERRLYATASSPLTGLIG
- a CDS encoding thiamine phosphate synthase, which gives rise to MDARPRAGFKLCLITDRRVVKSGNLIAACEEALAAAAEVAPAGAVALQLREKDLEARELYELALRLRAICTRYGALLLVNDRVDVAIAAGADGVQLPFDSIGASMARKLLGPNRLIGSSAHSPPDVSGAAREGADFALFAPVFDPISKPPTTHAWGIDGLAAACRAGAIPVFALGGITPERARELIANPDASARPAGVAAIGSIIGADSPARAIKAMLAALDFSHPAR
- a CDS encoding redoxin domain-containing protein, with product MAACENPECVEPAVEDERTEEVAHEEAWMAPPFQPVRAIAALILTACGFGLYEYVLVSFWSVGWMGIHDRIPWPAFLMLAAALGIMLAAIRLALSLCSPHAKLGFSILAILGGIAVGVGGGRFVSYTMRGTLNPLFELNLAPGDRFPAFALSDQNNSIRHGASAPGANATLIYVYRGDYCPFARYELADLTAHAEDFRQAGVEVIAISADQADRSKMLSRFLRTSIPLLGDNSESVLAPLGLVQHHRNGEPDNAIPAFFVADREGVVRWIFTSPYYRELPTIETLLDAAKSAISAQGAKNPAPPASP
- a CDS encoding cysteine hydrolase family protein, which gives rise to MKLDATVFYDVDTQRDFLLLDGKYHMPDAERVVPVLAALTDLARETGVKVVCSIDHHAPDDPLLQSNGGPYPDHCIVGTPGEKKIDETAPRNPLFLESKEYSSEEIQEILHHEGEIIFDRRQFESFVRNAHVRTVLRLLLQPIADIVIYGVYTEACVDRVITELIGLGPKLHVVKEAIASASADRADFLEKWSQQGVQIISFEELRIRIFN
- a CDS encoding cation diffusion facilitator family transporter, which translates into the protein MQASVVHSHVQSDRRRLVIVLVVTSLYFVTELVSGYWAGSLALLSDAVHMLTDIAAVCLGLLTLWISTRPASSGKTYGYLRAEILGALLNGLFLWLLVVFIWFEAIDRLRHPHAVSGLAVMIVAVIGIAVNTFSAWMTSAAAGHMSGMALRSVFLHVISDLIGSFGVLIAGALDYFTGWEQADPAVSILIGGLVLYSSWGLVREGVDILMESVPAHVDLDQLRNDLLAIDGTEEVHDLHVWCLTTRQFALSAHAVVTAEADRDRVLADMCHLLQNKFNIHHLTLQLERDSRREHEPEHY
- a CDS encoding adenine phosphoribosyltransferase; the protein is MTAAEIKNLIRDIPDFPKPGILFRDITPLIGNARGFAAVVDHLAEQFLGAADIVLGIESRGFIIGAPVAYRLGVGLTIVRKPGKLPFHTVDQSYDLEYGSAALQMHQDGIINQARVLIVDDLLATGGTAEAAVRLVRMVGGNVIGCAFVVELDALKGRERLAPINCYSLIHYD
- a CDS encoding peptidoglycan DD-metalloendopeptidase family protein gives rise to the protein MPGTPGAAVAMTLAIVAALLFAGCGESSTPTSPDVTAMLARRRQVTHTVSAGESVFQIARRYKVSPEGLMKANRLRSPWDLYVGQTLVIPGAYQKASLGGIGASGAHRYNGERSSRQFLWPVAHGVVSSGFGVRNGAMHDGVDISAPAGTPVYAADSGTVIFSGKLHGYGNTVIVRHDDSYATVYGHQERNLVAEGARVRRGQEIGEIGRTGRTNGANLHFEVRCYNLAKDPLAYLPQPTTSSGISFAEAGGS
- a CDS encoding protein-L-isoaspartate(D-aspartate) O-methyltransferase; its protein translation is MAIDLEDARKRMVVEQLEKRGIRDARVLEVMGAVARHRFLPAELHDHAYDDGPLPIGDSQTISQPYMVALMSEVAELEGHEKVLEVGTGSGYQTAVLSHLAREVHSVESIEHLHDRARVILTSIGIRNVVLHYGDGSEGLPEHAPYEVIMVTAAMPGIPMPLLHQLTPKGRLVAPIGEDELQTLVRISRRTGQWNEEYFGECRFVKMIGKHGFKE
- a CDS encoding alpha/beta fold hydrolase; its protein translation is MAQESTAWHEQTVKVDGTELVVVKGGSGRPLLVLHEELGHPGWLKWHADIARRRTVLIPLHPGFGRTERAEWIMNMRDMAGLYARYLKESSLAPVDVIGFSLGGWIAAEMAAANPSQFRKMALVAPMGIKPPTGHILDFFQMMAPQQMVASVLDPANTAEYGDLYGGGPTPLQFENFEEARAQCARLAWQPFMHNPSLPHLLGVAAGLPTLIVWGKDDAVVPVSAAESYRDAIAGARVITYDKCGHRPEIERSAEFICELETFFG
- a CDS encoding LLM class flavin-dependent oxidoreductase — translated: MHIMYFTERPYRHVSNDEIIKNGFFGLPNQQFDAQKGAQLLNEYLDEKTLAEELGFDGVMLNEHHDTAFCMGSVMNVEASILARITKRVKIILLGNPLPVVGNPLRLAEELSMIDMISGGRLVTGWVRGAGSEQFATNANPGYNRELFNEAHDLVVDAWTKPGPWRYEGKHFHYRFVDPWVLPLQKPHPPIWIPGLLSPETVIWCAQHRYPYVALATFLEPTVELWNIYRDAAAKEGYQVGPENFGYLQKVFVAETEEKAHEIAKWDMFGGAGIGYSLFGQPQWMFPPGYNSKEATRRVARQFSDPNAVQGSPFGGFAPSSEEKIAQSQIDVRAGAWTQPQIDVAATRKKIFDAFPQVERSMQVICGTPKSVIPKIRKVLEVLRPGIFGFWQNDGPISAADRVMNMRLIANEVMPATREIANELGLVSPFDVKPGSRPLPASGVPESVGSLAPLAS
- a CDS encoding multicopper oxidase family protein, yielding MRIVGHNLCKLPRPAAVRLLAAIAAFGAIQLWGIPAAFAQGAGACARFLPGSAITPPPDLFSSSGVLKLNLSYQTALDPNGNTLFCYVLPDGQQSPTLHVKPGDRLQITLTNDTPNSTSSTAMQMQMSAASGSTCGAATMNDSSTNIHYHGTNTPPTCHQDEVIFTMINSGQSFTYDLPFPADEPAGLYWYHPHIHGLAEAAVQGGASGAIVVDGIENLQPKVAGLPQQLLIVRDNQVPGAPSGPSVPAWDISLNYVPIPFPNYPPAIIQMPAKQKQFWRVLNACAGTILDLQLLYDGKPQQLKIVALDGVPTGSQEGTRRGKIVNAKHILVPTAGRAEFIVVGPKRKVSSAILVTRAVNTGPDGDLDPARPIATIQTVATVGAARAMAIPAVSGPANKQRFEGLANAQVTANRKLIFSEFSTDPGDPNEGSVEFFITVDGQPRVLFDPNNPPAIITKQGSVEDWVVENRSLESHEFHIHQIHFLLLERNGKPVPKKEQQFLDTVDVPFWTRGQPFPNVKVRMDFRGPDIGDFVYHCHILEHEDGGMMATIRVNP